The following are from one region of the Aquirufa lenticrescens genome:
- the trhO gene encoding oxygen-dependent tRNA uridine(34) hydroxylase TrhO: MKPYSVLLYYNYTPIPNPEEYRVKHHLFCIENNLLGRIIVAAEGLNGTVSGLKADCDAYMRWLEADPIFAGTDFDFKVDYHEAHSFNKLHVRVKNEIVHSDLGVDPRVRTGKHLKPKEFKQLLKNDPDVVLVDMRSNYEHELGRFKGAYTFDMENLRDLPDHVQEIEHLKNKKVITYCTGGIKCEKASAYLIEKGFTDVYQLHGGIIKYGLEEGGEDFDGSCYVFDNRVATPVNSVNPEIVSECHVCHTKSDHMVNCANPECNEHLAICPSCLKEMEGACSPECKEHPRKRPYNEKGYYSKNSVGYSPELGFKSFKRTEKIEKQKKAQL; this comes from the coding sequence ATGAAACCTTACAGTGTATTGCTCTACTATAACTATACTCCTATTCCTAATCCGGAAGAGTACCGTGTAAAACACCACCTTTTTTGTATTGAGAATAACCTTTTGGGACGTATTATCGTCGCTGCAGAGGGTTTAAATGGAACCGTTTCTGGTTTGAAAGCTGACTGTGATGCTTATATGCGTTGGCTAGAAGCTGATCCCATCTTTGCCGGAACTGATTTTGACTTTAAAGTAGATTATCACGAAGCGCATTCGTTTAATAAACTGCATGTTCGTGTAAAAAATGAAATTGTGCATTCTGATTTAGGAGTTGATCCTCGCGTTAGAACAGGCAAGCATCTGAAGCCGAAGGAATTCAAGCAATTATTGAAGAATGACCCAGATGTTGTCTTAGTGGATATGCGTTCGAATTATGAGCACGAATTAGGTCGTTTTAAAGGCGCCTATACGTTTGATATGGAGAATCTGCGCGATTTACCTGATCATGTGCAGGAGATTGAGCATTTGAAAAACAAAAAGGTCATAACTTATTGTACGGGTGGGATTAAGTGTGAAAAAGCATCTGCCTATCTCATTGAAAAAGGATTTACGGATGTCTATCAATTGCACGGAGGTATCATTAAATATGGTCTAGAAGAAGGTGGCGAGGATTTTGATGGTTCATGCTATGTTTTTGATAACCGAGTAGCGACGCCGGTTAATTCGGTCAATCCGGAGATTGTATCTGAATGCCATGTTTGTCATACGAAATCTGATCACATGGTTAATTGTGCGAATCCGGAATGCAATGAGCATTTAGCTATTTGCCCATCTTGTCTTAAAGAGATGGAAGGCGCCTGCTCTCCTGAATGTAAAGAACACCCTCGAAAGCGGCCTTACAATGAGAAAGGATATTATTCCAAAAACTCAGTGGGTTATTCTCCTGAATTAGGATTCAAATCTTTTAAACGGACAGAGAAAATAGAAAAACAAAAAAAGGCTCAGTTATGA
- a CDS encoding serine hydrolase domain-containing protein: MKKLLFFLLAATFSLSAQTNDEKIRSFIPTLDSLFKQQANLSKMPGLVYGIVYQGRLIHSNALGLAQIENGIKADKTIDFRIASMSKSFASMAILQLRDAGKLRLDDPAANYIPELKSTQSLTKDAPVITIRHLLTHAAGFPEDNPWGDRQLGISDETFKSMIKKGITFSTNPGVSYEYSNMGFAMLGLIIKNVSGQSYQSYIQEHIFKPLGMNNTYWEYSEVPANKLAYGYRWLDNKWVKQPMEHDGAYGAMGGLITTLEDFSKYTALHLSAWPERDETEKGPLKRSSLREMQFPWNISGFNPKYTYPNGRIGSSFTSYGYGLSFLQDDQGRRSLGHSGGLPGFGSNWRIYPDYDLGIISFANVTYAPASFINLKVLDSLISSTKLSPRKLLASAILKQRQAELVRLLPDWKNATEKGIFAENFFLDYFPEKLAAEAKAIFGKIGAIRSIQEIEPENNLRGTFRVDGEKGSAEVYFTLSPETPALIQEYHIQEIKKAHN, from the coding sequence ATGAAAAAACTCCTATTCTTCCTCCTTGCGGCAACTTTCAGTCTTAGCGCTCAAACAAATGATGAAAAGATTCGTTCATTCATTCCCACGCTTGATTCCTTATTCAAACAACAAGCGAACCTTTCTAAAATGCCTGGTCTCGTTTATGGAATTGTTTACCAAGGGCGTTTGATTCATTCCAATGCACTAGGTCTTGCTCAAATAGAGAACGGCATAAAGGCCGACAAGACGATTGATTTTCGCATTGCTTCGATGTCTAAAAGCTTTGCCAGTATGGCCATTCTTCAGCTGAGAGACGCAGGCAAATTACGCTTAGATGATCCGGCAGCTAATTACATTCCAGAATTAAAGTCGACTCAATCTCTAACAAAAGATGCCCCTGTCATCACCATTCGTCATTTATTAACCCATGCGGCTGGATTTCCCGAAGATAATCCGTGGGGAGATCGCCAATTAGGCATTTCAGATGAAACCTTCAAATCGATGATCAAAAAAGGAATCACCTTCTCTACAAACCCAGGCGTTAGCTATGAATATAGCAATATGGGATTTGCGATGTTAGGTTTGATCATCAAAAACGTAAGCGGTCAAAGCTACCAATCTTACATTCAAGAACACATTTTCAAGCCCTTAGGAATGAATAATACCTATTGGGAATACAGTGAAGTCCCCGCAAACAAATTAGCCTATGGATACCGTTGGTTAGATAATAAATGGGTGAAACAACCCATGGAGCACGATGGAGCCTATGGTGCGATGGGGGGATTGATCACTACTTTGGAAGATTTCAGCAAATACACTGCTTTGCACTTATCTGCCTGGCCAGAGCGAGATGAAACAGAAAAAGGCCCACTTAAACGTAGTTCCTTACGAGAAATGCAATTCCCATGGAACATCAGCGGGTTTAATCCCAAATACACCTATCCAAACGGCCGAATCGGTAGTTCCTTTACTTCCTATGGCTATGGTTTAAGTTTCCTACAAGATGATCAAGGAAGACGCTCTTTGGGACATTCAGGAGGATTACCGGGTTTTGGAAGTAATTGGCGCATTTATCCAGATTATGATTTAGGCATCATCTCTTTCGCGAACGTGACCTATGCACCAGCGAGTTTTATCAACCTTAAAGTGCTAGATTCCCTAATTTCTTCAACTAAGCTGAGTCCACGAAAATTACTGGCATCTGCTATTTTAAAGCAAAGACAAGCAGAATTAGTCCGCTTATTACCGGATTGGAAGAACGCGACTGAAAAGGGGATTTTTGCCGAAAACTTCTTCCTCGATTATTTCCCCGAAAAGTTAGCAGCTGAAGCAAAGGCTATCTTTGGAAAAATAGGAGCCATTCGGTCCATTCAAGAGATTGAACCAGAAAATAACCTGAGAGGCACCTTTCGGGTCGATGGAGAAAAAGGAAGTGCCGAAGTGTATTTTACACTAAGTCCCGAGACTCCAGCTCTCATCCAGGAATACCACATCCAAGAAATAAAAAAGGCTCATAACTGA
- a CDS encoding iron chaperone, with amino-acid sequence MEEYIKTFPEATQKILIEVRDAIRSVVPEETEETMSYGMPTFKLNGNLIHFAAWNNHLGFYPTPSGIKNFVQELAPYEGSKGAIKFPYHSPMPLELIKEITLFRVQENLAKKKR; translated from the coding sequence ATGGAAGAATACATTAAGACCTTTCCGGAGGCCACGCAGAAAATTTTAATCGAAGTCCGTGATGCGATTCGTTCGGTCGTACCGGAGGAAACAGAAGAAACGATGTCTTACGGGATGCCCACTTTCAAGTTAAATGGCAATTTAATCCACTTTGCGGCCTGGAATAACCATTTAGGTTTTTATCCAACACCTAGCGGGATTAAGAATTTTGTACAAGAATTAGCTCCCTACGAGGGTTCAAAAGGAGCGATTAAATTTCCATATCATTCGCCTATGCCATTGGAACTCATTAAAGAGATTACCTTATTTAGAGTTCAGGAGAATTTAGCCAAAAAGAAACGATGA
- a CDS encoding DUF2834 domain-containing protein, translated as MKNAHYLYLVLSLVGGSITFYYVYEGMMLNNGKFNVIDFVQSTWTTNPYAKSLSCDFWTGAIAGTFFILVEGLRIKIKCLYLYLLATVLIGFAFAFPLFLFVRHRQLA; from the coding sequence ATGAAAAATGCACACTATCTCTATTTAGTTCTTTCCCTTGTAGGCGGGAGTATTACCTTTTATTACGTATATGAGGGAATGATGCTGAACAACGGAAAATTTAATGTCATTGATTTTGTCCAAAGCACCTGGACAACTAACCCTTATGCAAAAAGTCTAAGTTGTGATTTTTGGACCGGCGCCATCGCTGGCACCTTTTTTATACTAGTAGAGGGATTACGTATTAAAATCAAATGCTTGTACCTTTATTTATTGGCAACCGTTTTAATAGGTTTTGCCTTTGCATTCCCCTTATTTTTATTCGTTAGACACAGACAATTAGCCTAA
- a CDS encoding nucleoside phosphorylase translates to MTYYIGKLSINLRMTYFSPTDLIINPDGSSYHLNLRPDQIPDTLILVGDPERVPTVSAFFDEVIEIVHKREFVTHLGVLKGKRIGVLSSGIGADNVEIVMNELDALVNIDFETRLVKSEKRSLRLIRIGTSGSIQASIQVDSILISAAAIGFDNLAQFYGFESAMSISEDVLTAWTKAIDYPLPLYAAKASASLCAQFAPLNAYNGVTLTAPGFYAPQGRTIRMQSIRPDFLEKVAAAKLGEQEITNIEMETAAYYAFGGAMGHEMISLNAILANRITNEFSKDPEGQIRSLIEKAIALIA, encoded by the coding sequence ATGACTTATTACATTGGAAAATTATCAATAAATTTGCGCATGACCTATTTCTCTCCCACAGACTTGATTATTAATCCGGACGGAAGTTCCTATCATTTGAACTTGCGGCCTGATCAAATTCCAGATACCCTTATTTTGGTAGGTGATCCAGAGCGTGTCCCCACTGTTTCTGCCTTTTTTGATGAAGTCATTGAAATCGTTCATAAAAGGGAATTTGTGACTCATTTAGGCGTTTTAAAGGGTAAGAGGATTGGTGTGTTATCCAGCGGTATTGGTGCGGATAATGTGGAGATTGTGATGAATGAATTAGATGCTTTGGTTAATATTGATTTTGAAACACGACTAGTGAAATCTGAAAAAAGATCTTTAAGGCTCATCCGAATCGGTACATCTGGAAGTATACAAGCTAGTATCCAAGTGGATTCGATTTTGATTTCAGCTGCAGCTATCGGATTTGATAATTTAGCCCAATTCTATGGTTTTGAATCTGCTATGTCGATATCCGAAGATGTTTTAACCGCTTGGACTAAAGCAATTGATTATCCATTGCCTCTCTATGCAGCCAAAGCTAGTGCTTCTCTTTGCGCGCAATTTGCGCCTTTAAATGCGTATAATGGCGTTACCTTAACGGCACCAGGATTTTATGCACCGCAAGGACGCACGATAAGAATGCAATCGATAAGACCTGATTTTTTAGAGAAGGTCGCTGCGGCTAAGTTAGGTGAACAAGAAATAACTAATATCGAAATGGAAACCGCAGCCTATTACGCCTTTGGGGGTGCTATGGGGCACGAAATGATTTCATTGAATGCTATTTTAGCAAATCGAATTACAAACGAATTTTCGAAAGATCCGGAGGGACAAATTAGGTCTTTGATCGAGAAAGCTATAGCATTAATCGCATAA
- a CDS encoding GNAT family N-acetyltransferase: MILRKATLEDIPLIQEIAEEAWRPTYGHILTEEQTLYMIPMMYNAELISSQIHLFSLLEMDGAAIGYCAFEKTSETDGKLHKLYLRPSVKQKGAGSFIIEQISHQARLMGLTSIYLNVNKHNSAVEFYLKKGFIKDREIILDIGNGYVMDDYVMRLML, translated from the coding sequence ATGATTTTACGCAAAGCGACGCTCGAAGACATTCCCCTTATTCAAGAAATAGCAGAAGAAGCCTGGAGACCTACCTATGGTCATATTTTAACGGAGGAGCAAACTTTGTACATGATTCCGATGATGTACAACGCGGAATTAATTAGCTCTCAAATTCACTTGTTCTCCCTGTTAGAAATGGATGGTGCGGCGATCGGCTATTGTGCTTTCGAAAAGACCTCAGAGACTGATGGTAAATTGCATAAACTCTATTTACGACCATCCGTCAAACAAAAAGGTGCTGGAAGCTTTATTATTGAACAGATTAGTCATCAAGCTCGATTGATGGGCCTTACATCTATCTACTTAAACGTTAACAAACATAACTCCGCGGTAGAATTTTACCTGAAGAAAGGTTTCATCAAAGACCGTGAAATAATCCTAGACATAGGCAACGGCTATGTGATGGATGATTACGTTATGCGATTAATGCTATAG
- the surE gene encoding 5'/3'-nucleotidase SurE produces the protein MKPLILIANDDSIYSKGIRVLMEIMSEMGEVVVVAPDTHQSGMGHAITLGEPLRVEKTNNFGEHIQSYKCSGTPADCVKIGKHQILKGRKIDLVVSGINHGSNASIAVLYSGTMSAAIEAAMEGIPAIGFSLCDFASDADFSHCHDYIIKICQQVLVHGLPKGLTLNVNFPAHSSLPLQGIKVVKQANAIFRERFEERKDPYGKPYYWMDGDLYNEDLNNNTDLDALAENYVSIVPVKYDLTDYDELKQMQSWDL, from the coding sequence ATGAAGCCACTTATTCTCATCGCAAACGACGATTCGATCTATTCCAAAGGTATCCGCGTTTTAATGGAGATCATGTCCGAAATGGGCGAAGTCGTTGTGGTGGCTCCAGATACGCATCAATCCGGTATGGGTCATGCGATTACGTTGGGTGAACCGTTGCGCGTGGAGAAGACGAATAATTTTGGAGAGCATATTCAATCCTATAAATGTTCTGGAACTCCTGCTGATTGCGTGAAGATCGGTAAACACCAAATTCTAAAAGGTCGAAAAATTGATTTAGTCGTTTCGGGTATTAATCACGGTTCGAATGCTTCGATTGCGGTATTGTATTCAGGAACCATGTCTGCGGCCATCGAGGCAGCCATGGAAGGCATTCCTGCTATTGGATTCTCTCTTTGTGATTTTGCTTCAGATGCGGATTTCTCCCACTGCCACGATTATATTATCAAAATTTGTCAACAAGTGCTAGTTCACGGATTACCTAAAGGACTCACATTAAATGTAAATTTCCCGGCGCATTCTTCGCTACCATTACAAGGTATAAAAGTGGTAAAGCAAGCTAATGCCATCTTTAGAGAGCGTTTCGAAGAGCGAAAAGACCCTTACGGAAAGCCTTATTATTGGATGGATGGGGATTTGTACAACGAGGATTTGAACAACAACACCGATCTAGATGCTCTAGCAGAAAATTATGTAAGCATCGTACCTGTCAAATATGATTTGACCGATTATGATGAGCTAAAGCAAATGCAAAGCTGGGATCTTTAA
- a CDS encoding NUDIX domain-containing protein, with product METENNPWKTLNQETAYENAWIRVEHHEVLNPAGNPGIYGKVHFKNTAISIVAIDSAGFTYLVGQYRYTLNAYSWEVPEGGCSIESGESTLAAAKRELLEETGLIATEWTELGEVYLSNSVSDEKAVMYLAQNLSQHQACPEETEQLKIRKLPLKEAIEMAQNGQITDALSVLTLLKIPALHLL from the coding sequence ATGGAAACGGAAAACAATCCTTGGAAAACACTAAATCAAGAAACAGCCTACGAGAATGCTTGGATTCGAGTGGAACACCATGAAGTCTTGAATCCAGCCGGTAATCCCGGAATTTATGGAAAAGTCCATTTTAAAAATACGGCTATTTCTATTGTGGCTATCGACTCAGCGGGTTTCACTTATTTAGTTGGTCAATACCGCTATACTTTGAATGCCTATTCTTGGGAGGTTCCAGAGGGTGGTTGTTCCATTGAATCCGGCGAATCCACTTTAGCCGCTGCTAAACGCGAATTATTGGAAGAAACAGGACTAATCGCAACGGAATGGACAGAACTAGGGGAGGTGTACCTTTCGAATTCGGTGAGTGATGAGAAAGCGGTGATGTATTTGGCCCAAAACCTCAGCCAACACCAAGCCTGCCCAGAAGAAACCGAACAATTAAAAATTCGAAAACTTCCTTTGAAAGAAGCGATCGAAATGGCTCAAAATGGACAGATTACTGATGCACTAAGTGTATTGACGCTCTTAAAGATCCCAGCTTTGCATTTGCTTTAG
- a CDS encoding cation diffusion facilitator family transporter, whose translation MKQRLVLLSFVVSVLIMAAKFAVYYASGSTTLLTDALESIINVVAACFAYYSIYLASLPKDLNHPYGHGKIEFFASGLEGVLILLAAAYIFLHASQHLYTSPELKSLDVGMAVSFISAGVNGLMGYFLVQKGRSSHSPALIADGKHLRLDAYNGILVVAALALTYFTHWFWVDSVASFLFAGFMCWQGVHLIRESVAALMDETNPALFQKVTDWVVANKKEEWIDLHNLRVQQYGGDLHIDCHLTLPRYWDLNRTHEEIHAFEEMLGELQATHVEIFVHADPCLDECCSHCTIADCAIRKAPFSKKIEWNQMNLALNQKHFNEKLAGS comes from the coding sequence ATGAAACAGCGGCTTGTCCTTCTTTCTTTTGTCGTTTCGGTGCTCATCATGGCCGCGAAGTTTGCCGTCTACTATGCGAGTGGATCCACGACTTTATTAACAGATGCGTTAGAGTCGATTATCAATGTAGTTGCCGCGTGTTTTGCCTACTATTCGATCTATTTAGCGTCCTTACCAAAGGACTTGAACCATCCCTATGGTCATGGAAAAATTGAATTTTTTGCCTCCGGATTAGAGGGGGTACTTATTCTTTTAGCCGCTGCTTATATTTTCCTTCACGCTTCACAGCATTTGTATACCTCGCCTGAGCTAAAGAGTTTGGATGTAGGTATGGCCGTTTCTTTCATTTCTGCAGGGGTAAATGGCTTAATGGGTTATTTTTTAGTCCAAAAAGGCCGCTCCTCCCATTCTCCTGCCCTGATCGCAGATGGTAAACACCTGCGTCTAGATGCCTATAATGGAATTTTAGTCGTTGCTGCTTTGGCGCTTACTTATTTTACCCACTGGTTTTGGGTGGATTCAGTGGCATCCTTTTTATTCGCTGGCTTTATGTGCTGGCAAGGCGTTCATTTGATTCGAGAGTCTGTGGCTGCCTTAATGGACGAAACAAACCCTGCCTTATTTCAAAAGGTGACTGACTGGGTGGTAGCAAACAAAAAAGAAGAATGGATTGATTTACACAATTTGCGCGTGCAACAATATGGCGGAGATTTGCACATCGATTGCCACTTAACTTTGCCTCGTTATTGGGATTTAAATAGAACACACGAGGAAATACACGCCTTTGAAGAAATGTTAGGCGAATTACAAGCAACCCACGTGGAGATATTCGTCCACGCGGATCCTTGTTTAGATGAGTGTTGTAGTCATTGTACTATCGCCGATTGTGCAATAAGAAAAGCTCCATTTTCGAAGAAAATAGAGTGGAATCAGATGAATTTGGCCTTAAACCAAAAACACTTTAACGAAAAATTAGCTGGTTCTTAA
- a CDS encoding SDR family NAD(P)-dependent oxidoreductase, with protein sequence MGKYIIVGASQGIGESIATALLTAGHEVINFSRNPSSINGVENYTWDALGADDSAIAAITGPVDGIAYCPGSINLKPFHRLTSADFEKDFQINVLGAVRVIQALLPALKQSTTSSIVLFSTVAVQTGMGFHASIASAKGAIEGLTRSLAAELAANKIRVNAIAPSLTQTPLAGALLNSPEKIEAGGKRHPLGRVGQSEDVANLATFLLNPANSWITGQIIGVDGGIGSLRTS encoded by the coding sequence ATGGGGAAATACATTATTGTTGGGGCTAGCCAAGGAATTGGTGAGTCCATTGCTACCGCTTTGCTTACCGCTGGCCACGAGGTGATTAACTTCTCTAGAAATCCATCTTCAATCAATGGAGTAGAAAATTATACTTGGGATGCCTTAGGAGCTGATGATTCAGCCATTGCTGCCATCACCGGACCTGTAGACGGAATCGCCTATTGTCCAGGAAGCATTAATTTAAAGCCCTTTCATCGCTTGACTTCGGCAGATTTTGAGAAAGACTTTCAGATCAACGTGTTAGGTGCGGTTCGTGTAATTCAAGCGCTCTTACCGGCATTAAAACAGTCTACCACTTCATCGATTGTCCTTTTCAGTACCGTGGCCGTTCAAACAGGCATGGGCTTTCACGCTTCGATTGCGAGCGCTAAAGGAGCTATTGAGGGTTTAACACGTTCTTTAGCAGCAGAACTAGCGGCTAACAAAATTAGAGTGAATGCCATTGCACCTTCTTTAACACAAACTCCATTAGCTGGAGCTCTATTAAATTCTCCGGAGAAAATCGAAGCAGGCGGAAAAAGACATCCTTTAGGACGCGTGGGACAATCAGAAGACGTAGCTAATCTAGCGACATTCTTGTTAAATCCAGCTAACTCGTGGATTACAGGACAAATTATTGGGGTAGACGGAGGAATCGGGTCCCTAAGAACGAGTTAA
- the folE gene encoding GTP cyclohydrolase I FolE: MKQKEISLNSLLIDTDRFLLTDEEIGDNHVATSIETPMREDAFDLSDSEKIAIIESHFREIMLTLGLDLTDDSLRGTPKRVAKMYIEEIFSGLNPANEPKVALFENKYQYNEMLIEKNISFYSNCEHHFVPIMGKTHIAYISSGQVIGLSKLNRIVQFYAKRPQVQERLTMQIAKHLQRVLKTDHVAVFIDAKHLCVSSRGVKDEATSTITSYYGGKFQEDNTRREFLQSIQA, translated from the coding sequence ATGAAACAGAAAGAAATTTCGTTGAATTCCCTGCTAATTGATACCGACCGTTTCTTGTTAACTGACGAGGAAATTGGAGATAATCATGTAGCCACCTCTATCGAAACACCGATGAGGGAGGATGCTTTTGATCTTTCTGATTCGGAGAAAATAGCCATCATTGAATCGCATTTCCGTGAAATCATGTTAACCTTAGGGTTAGATTTGACAGATGATTCATTACGTGGCACTCCTAAGAGAGTAGCTAAAATGTACATAGAGGAAATCTTTAGTGGGTTGAATCCTGCTAATGAGCCTAAAGTAGCCTTGTTTGAGAACAAGTACCAGTACAATGAAATGCTGATCGAAAAGAACATTTCGTTCTATTCTAATTGTGAGCATCATTTCGTACCTATCATGGGTAAGACGCACATCGCGTATATTTCTTCTGGACAAGTGATTGGCCTTTCGAAATTGAATCGCATTGTACAGTTTTATGCCAAAAGACCGCAGGTTCAAGAACGTCTAACGATGCAAATTGCGAAGCATCTTCAGAGAGTCTTGAAAACAGATCACGTAGCTGTTTTTATTGATGCAAAACACTTATGTGTCTCCTCTAGAGGAGTAAAAGACGAGGCAACCTCTACCATTACTTCCTACTATGGTGGTAAATTCCAAGAGGACAATACCAGAAGAGAATTCTTACAATCTATTCAAGCCTAA
- a CDS encoding 6-pyruvoyl trahydropterin synthase family protein, giving the protein MTEAPRVTVFRKEHFNAAHRLHNPLWTAEKNKEIFGLCNNPNYHGHNYEIIIQVTGTIDPETGYVIDTKFLSDLAQTEVCKKFDHKNLNLDVPEFANLNPSAENIVMVIYNKLRAKLPSKLDLKIRLYETERNFVEFPAN; this is encoded by the coding sequence ATGACTGAAGCCCCACGCGTTACCGTATTCCGAAAAGAACATTTCAATGCTGCACATCGTTTGCATAATCCACTTTGGACAGCAGAGAAAAACAAAGAAATTTTCGGTTTATGTAACAATCCGAACTACCATGGACATAATTATGAAATTATTATACAGGTAACCGGAACAATTGACCCGGAAACGGGTTATGTCATTGATACGAAGTTTTTATCGGATTTAGCCCAAACAGAGGTTTGCAAAAAATTCGATCATAAGAATTTAAATTTAGACGTACCTGAGTTCGCTAATTTGAATCCTTCCGCCGAAAACATCGTCATGGTGATTTATAATAAACTGAGGGCTAAACTCCCTTCTAAATTAGATTTAAAAATCAGATTGTATGAAACAGAAAGAAATTTCGTTGAATTCCCTGCTAATTGA
- a CDS encoding Gfo/Idh/MocA family protein produces MKRRKFISDSLVYTSGTALFPTFLRQLPEEQTKVRLGFIGVGLRGQNHLEMAMYRPDVEVVAICDIDPKAIDIALKMVSDKGRPAPAVYGKTEKDFENLAKRTDIDGVVIATPWEWHVPMALEVMKQGKYAGVEVSATVTLKESWDLVNMYEKTGSHCMILENVCYRRDVLATLNMARQGMFGTLNHVQCGYQHDLREVKFNDGKQAYGGGVEFGEKGFSEAKWRTQHSVDRNGDLYPTHGLGPVAEMLNINRGNQFAYLTAMATPALGLHKYIVEKGGADHPNAKVDFKCGDIVQTMIKCVNGETILITHDTNSPRPYSLGFRVQGTKGLWMEDNKSIYLEGVSPKAHRWEEAKPYLEKYDHPLWKAHAADAENAGHGGIDYFVLRAFIEAIKAKVAPPIDVYDAAAWSAIAPLSEESIKKGSAPIQIPDFTRGKWKKNQPIFALNDQY; encoded by the coding sequence ATGAAAAGAAGGAAGTTTATTTCCGATTCCTTAGTATATACCTCTGGTACCGCTTTATTTCCCACTTTCCTACGACAGTTACCTGAAGAACAAACAAAAGTGCGTTTAGGTTTTATTGGCGTCGGATTAAGAGGCCAAAATCACCTCGAAATGGCCATGTATCGACCAGATGTTGAGGTGGTAGCTATTTGTGATATCGATCCTAAAGCCATTGACATCGCTTTAAAGATGGTTTCCGACAAAGGACGCCCCGCTCCTGCTGTCTATGGAAAGACAGAAAAAGATTTTGAAAACTTAGCCAAGCGTACAGATATCGATGGTGTGGTGATTGCGACTCCTTGGGAGTGGCACGTTCCTATGGCCTTAGAAGTGATGAAGCAAGGCAAATACGCGGGCGTAGAAGTATCTGCGACTGTAACCTTGAAAGAATCGTGGGATCTCGTGAATATGTACGAGAAAACGGGTTCTCATTGCATGATTTTGGAGAATGTGTGTTACCGTCGGGATGTTCTCGCGACGTTGAATATGGCTCGCCAAGGGATGTTTGGAACCTTAAATCACGTACAATGTGGTTACCAACACGATTTACGTGAAGTGAAATTCAATGATGGAAAGCAAGCCTATGGTGGCGGTGTGGAGTTTGGGGAGAAAGGTTTTTCGGAGGCCAAATGGCGTACCCAGCATTCTGTCGACAGAAATGGTGATTTGTATCCGACGCACGGTTTAGGACCGGTGGCTGAGATGTTGAATATTAACCGTGGAAATCAGTTTGCCTATTTAACAGCGATGGCCACTCCTGCTTTGGGATTACATAAGTACATCGTTGAAAAAGGAGGCGCGGATCATCCGAATGCGAAAGTGGATTTCAAATGTGGCGATATTGTCCAAACAATGATTAAATGTGTCAATGGGGAAACTATTCTCATTACACATGATACCAATTCTCCACGTCCTTATTCTTTAGGTTTCCGAGTTCAAGGAACGAAAGGTTTATGGATGGAAGATAATAAATCGATCTATTTAGAGGGTGTTTCTCCAAAAGCGCATCGCTGGGAAGAGGCAAAGCCTTATTTAGAGAAATACGATCACCCCTTATGGAAAGCGCACGCAGCTGATGCGGAGAATGCAGGCCACGGTGGTATCGATTATTTTGTGTTAAGAGCCTTTATCGAGGCAATTAAGGCGAAAGTAGCTCCACCAATCGACGTATATGATGCGGCGGCTTGGTCTGCCATTGCGCCACTTTCTGAGGAGTCCATTAAGAAAGGCTCCGCTCCTATCCAAATACCTGATTTTACACGTGGTAAATGGAAAAAAAATCAACCTATTTTTGCTTTAAACGATCAATACTAA